The Phragmites australis chromosome 15, lpPhrAust1.1, whole genome shotgun sequence genome window below encodes:
- the LOC133893155 gene encoding uncharacterized protein LOC133893155, with product MPPLTAPKSGDALFASVDRVNAELFTLTYGAMVRQLLTDLEEVEEVNKQLDQMGYNIGTRLVDEFLAKSNVSRCVDFKETADVIAKLGFKMFLGVTATVTNWDAEGTTCSFVLEDNPLVDFVELPDTCQGLQYCNVLSGVIRGALEMVSMKTEVTWVRDMLRGDDAYEMRVKLIKQVPEEYPYKDDD from the exons ATGCCGCCTCTCACGGCCCCCAAGTCCGGCGACGCCCTCTTCGCCAGCGTCGATCGCGTC AATGCGGAGCTGTTCACGCTCACGTACGGTGCCATGGTGCGGCAGCTGCTGACGGATCTGGAGGAGGTCGAGGAGGTCAACAAGCAGCTCGATCAGAT GGGTTACAACATTGGAACACGATTGGTTGATGAGTTCTTAGCAAAGTCAAATGTATCAAGGTGTGTTGACTTCAAGGAGACGGCTGATGTTATCGCAAAG CTTGGATTCAAAATGTTCTTGGGTGTGACTGCAACTGTAACCAATTGGGATGCTGAGGGTACAACTTGCAGCTTTGTGTTGGAGGACAATCCTCTTGTAGATTTTGTTGAGCTCCCTGACACTTGCCAAGGGCTTCAGTATTGCAATGTGTTAAGTGGAGTTATTAGGGGAGCATTGGAAATG GTGTCTATGAAAACAGAGGTGACATGGGTCCGTGACATGCTTCGTGGGGATGATGCCTATGAGATGCGGGTGAAACTTATCAAGCAAGTTCCGGAGGAATACCCCTACAAGGATGATGACTAG
- the LOC133892984 gene encoding GDSL esterase/lipase At1g28570-like encodes MAMSSRVLIVMHLLVAACAVLGSSSEEPRRGGCFTGLFSFGDSITDNGNWLRYARSPGAVSRPPYGETFFRRPNGRFCDGRIIIDHVGAARAMLSSLASSFQLTTTLGWRAISYVLSVTQMMCPVYRAADALGIPFLTPYLAGNSSEDYAHGANFAVGGATALGHEYFRGKNLDVRFTPYSLRWQMSWLKEVLRMLSSEQGWSDLMESSLFLVGEIGGNDYNQALFQGRSVDEVRTYVPDVVAGISASLVELIGLGAKTVVVPGNFPIGCNPGYLTKFQTNDTAQYDSMGCLKWPNGLTQLHNRALKAELAELGRRHPGVAVVYADYYAAAMDLTADPRKHGGFLVHAFVEFLLICAHACAFTLKRLVTDETVRIVSRVPAGFDGKPLVSCCGGGGPYNANPTVHCGMRTSTTCHDPYEAVSWDGFHFTDHAYKVIANGVLRGPYAMPPILAKCRRRRR; translated from the exons ATGGCGATGTCTTCTCGCGTTCTCATCGTGATGCATCTCCTTGTCGCCGCCTGTGCGGTCCTCGGCAGCAGTTCAGAGGAACCGCGGCGCGGTGGCTGCTTCACCGGGCTCTTCAGCTTCGGCGACTCCATCACTGACAACGGCAACTGGCTGCGCTACGCGCGGTCGCCGGGCGCCGTCTCCAGGCCGCCGTACGGGGAGACCTTCTTCCGCCGCCCCAACGGTCGCTTCTGCGACGGCAGGATAATCATCGACCACGTCGGTGCGGCGCGCGCCATGCTCTCGTCACTCGCCTCATCTTTTCAGCTGACGACCACACTCGGCTGGCGAGCTATCAGCTACGTGCTTTCAGTAACACAAATGATGTGCCCTGTGTATCGTGCAGCTGACGCATTGGGGATACCGTTTCTGACGCCCTACCTCGCCGGCAACTCGAGCGAGGACTACGCGCATGGCGCCAACTTCGCCGTCGGCGGCGCGACGGCGCTTGGCCACGAGTACTTCAGAGGGAAGAACCTCGACGTTCGTTTTACACCCTACTCCCTGCGGTGGCAGATGAGTTGGCTCAAGGAAGTACTTCGCATGCTTTCTTCAGAACAAG GATGGAGTGATCTGATGGAGAGCTCGCTGTTCCTCGTCGGGGAGATCGGTGGAAACGACTATAACCAGGCCTTGTTCCAGGGCAGGTCCGTCGATGAGGTCAGGACCTACGTCCCCGACGTCGTTGCCGGCATCAGTGCTTCTCTCGTC GAACTGATCGGGCTAGGTGCCAAGACCGTAGTGGTGCCCGGGAACTTCCCAATCGGGTGCAACCCGGGGTACCTGACCAAGTTCCAGACCAACGACACGGCACAGTACGACTCCATGGGCTGCCTGAAGTGGCCGAACGGCCTCACCCAGCTCCACAACCGCGCTCTCAAGGCGGAGCTGGCCGAGCTCGGCCGGCGGCACCCCGGGGTTGCTGTCGTCTACGCCGACTACTACGCCGCCGCCATGGACCTCACCGCCGACCCTCGCAAGCACGGTGGTTTCCTCGTGCATGCATTCGTTGAGTTCTTGCTTATTTGTGCACATGCATGTGCATTCACCTTAAAACGTCTCGTGACGGATGAAACTGTACGTATTGTTTCCCGCGTTCCGGCAGGGTTTGACGGCAAACCGCTGGTGTcgtgctgcggcggcgggggccCGTACAACGCCAACCCGACGGTGCACTGCGGCATGAGGACGTCGACGACTTGCCACGACCCGTACGAGGCGGTGTCGTGGGACGGGTTCCACTTCACGGACCACGCTTACAAGGTCATCGCCAACGGCGTGCTGCGAGGGCCGTACGCCATGCCGCCCATTCTGGCGAAAtgcaggcgccgccgccggtga
- the LOC133892790 gene encoding uncharacterized protein LOC133892790, producing MDEQEFRRMLDLFPVVRSRDYCADPGTSSRGATQQARAQEVTKGNKKNSAGAEDLFLQKLRMAAEKKIGATKAEFFCKAFEEAHEKLVYKELNLDAAKKFLTAYESG from the exons ATGGACGAGCAGGAGTTCCGCCGCATGCTCGATCTCTTCCCCGTCGTCAGGTCCCGCGACTACTGC GCTGATCCTGGAACATCAAGCAGAGGCGCCACGCAGCAAGCACGAGCTCAG GAGGTAACGAAGGGCAACAAAAAGAACTCAGCTGGTGCAGAAG ATCTATTTCTGCAGAAATTGAGGATGGCTGCTGAGAAAAAG ATTGGAGCAACAAAGGCAGAGTTCTTCTGCAAGGCATTTGAAGAAGCCCACGAGAAACTT GTTTACAAAGAGCTGAATCTGGATGCTGCTAAAAAGTTTCTGACTGCGTATGAGAGCGGATGA
- the LOC133892791 gene encoding 10 kDa chaperonin, mitochondrial-like gives MAKRLIPSLNRVLVEKLVQPKKSAGGILLPETSKQLNSGKVVAVGPGERDREGKLIPVALKEGDTVLLPEYGGTEVKLAADKEYLLFREHDILGTLVD, from the exons ATGGCGAAGCGTCTGATCCCGTCGCTGAACCGGGTTCTGGTGGAGAAGCTGGTGCAGCCCaagaagagcgccggcggcatCCTCCTCCCGGAGACATCCAAGCAG CTGAACTCTGGGAAAGTGGTGGCTGTTGGCCCTGGCGAGCGCGACAGGGAGGGAAAGCTAATCCCTGTTGCTCTGAAGGAAGGTGACACTGTTCTCCTGCCTGAGTACGGTGGAACTGAAGTCAAGCTTGCTGCTGACAAAGA GTACCTCCTCTTCAGAGAGCACGACATCTTGGGTACACTTGTGGACTGA
- the LOC133893376 gene encoding uncharacterized protein LOC133893376 isoform X1 encodes MADSGSSRKREEGDELGEEEDDVVCLDPSFFVDRSYEMTTFTFGSQVLHLLCLRAASTDYDLTGQLVWPGAVLMNNYLSEHPETVKGRSVIELGSGVGITGILCSRFCKEVVLTDHNDEVLEIINKNIEMQTCANAVLTAEKLEWGNYDHISNIIKKHPVGFDLVLGADICFQQSSISCLFDTVENIIRIQDGKCRFILAYVSRAKVMDALVFKEAEKHGMCVKEVDGTRTTISNLEGVIFDITLK; translated from the exons ATGGCGgactccggcagctcgaggaagcgggaggaaggagatgagttgggggaagaggaggacgacgtCGTCTGTTTGGATCCGTCCTTCTTCGTCGACCGCAG CTACGAGATGACGACCTTCACCTTCGGGTCCCAAGTGCTCCACCTCCTCTGCCTCCGCGCTGCTTCCA CTGATTATGACCTTACTGGACAGTTAGTGTGGCCAGGTGCAGTCCTGATGAACAATTACCTATCTGAACACCCAGAAACTGTGAAGGGACGTTCAGTGATTGAGTTAGGATCTGGGGTTG GCATTACTGGCATATTGTGCAGCCGTTTCTGCAAAGAGGTTGTCTTGACTGATCACAATGACGAAGTTCTAGAG attataaataaaaatatagagatGCAGACATGTGCAAATGCAG TCCTGACAGCTGAGAAGCTAGAGTGGGGAAACTATGACCATATAAGCAATATCATTAAAAAACATCCTGTTGGATTTGATCTCGTTCTCGGAGCTGATATTT GCTTCCAGCAATCTAGTATTTCCTGTCTCTTTGATACCGTAGAGAATATTATTCGAATTCAAGATGGTAAATGCAGATTCATATTGGCTTATGTATCACGAGCTAAAGT CATGGATGCACTGGTATTCAAGGAAGCTGAAAAACATGGAATGTGTGTTAAAGAAGTTGATGGAACAAGAACAACCATCTCAAATCTTGAAGGTGTCATATTTGACATTACACTTAAATGA
- the LOC133893376 gene encoding uncharacterized protein LOC133893376 isoform X2: MADSGSSRKREEGDELGEEEDDVVCLDPSFFVDRSYEMTTFTFGSQVLHLLCLRAASMWPGAVLMNNYLSEHPETVKGRSVIELGSGVGITGILCSRFCKEVVLTDHNDEVLEIINKNIEMQTCANAVLTAEKLEWGNYDHISNIIKKHPVGFDLVLGADICFQQSSISCLFDTVENIIRIQDGKCRFILAYVSRAKVMDALVFKEAEKHGMCVKEVDGTRTTISNLEGVIFDITLK; this comes from the exons ATGGCGgactccggcagctcgaggaagcgggaggaaggagatgagttgggggaagaggaggacgacgtCGTCTGTTTGGATCCGTCCTTCTTCGTCGACCGCAG CTACGAGATGACGACCTTCACCTTCGGGTCCCAAGTGCTCCACCTCCTCTGCCTCCGCGCTGCTTCCA TGTGGCCAGGTGCAGTCCTGATGAACAATTACCTATCTGAACACCCAGAAACTGTGAAGGGACGTTCAGTGATTGAGTTAGGATCTGGGGTTG GCATTACTGGCATATTGTGCAGCCGTTTCTGCAAAGAGGTTGTCTTGACTGATCACAATGACGAAGTTCTAGAG attataaataaaaatatagagatGCAGACATGTGCAAATGCAG TCCTGACAGCTGAGAAGCTAGAGTGGGGAAACTATGACCATATAAGCAATATCATTAAAAAACATCCTGTTGGATTTGATCTCGTTCTCGGAGCTGATATTT GCTTCCAGCAATCTAGTATTTCCTGTCTCTTTGATACCGTAGAGAATATTATTCGAATTCAAGATGGTAAATGCAGATTCATATTGGCTTATGTATCACGAGCTAAAGT CATGGATGCACTGGTATTCAAGGAAGCTGAAAAACATGGAATGTGTGTTAAAGAAGTTGATGGAACAAGAACAACCATCTCAAATCTTGAAGGTGTCATATTTGACATTACACTTAAATGA
- the LOC133893376 gene encoding uncharacterized protein LOC133893376 isoform X3: MADSGSSRKREEGDELGEEEDDVVCLDPSFFVDRSYEMTTFTFGSQVLHLLCLRAASSAVLMNNYLSEHPETVKGRSVIELGSGVGITGILCSRFCKEVVLTDHNDEVLEIINKNIEMQTCANAVLTAEKLEWGNYDHISNIIKKHPVGFDLVLGADICFQQSSISCLFDTVENIIRIQDGKCRFILAYVSRAKVMDALVFKEAEKHGMCVKEVDGTRTTISNLEGVIFDITLK; encoded by the exons ATGGCGgactccggcagctcgaggaagcgggaggaaggagatgagttgggggaagaggaggacgacgtCGTCTGTTTGGATCCGTCCTTCTTCGTCGACCGCAG CTACGAGATGACGACCTTCACCTTCGGGTCCCAAGTGCTCCACCTCCTCTGCCTCCGCGCTGCTTCCA GTGCAGTCCTGATGAACAATTACCTATCTGAACACCCAGAAACTGTGAAGGGACGTTCAGTGATTGAGTTAGGATCTGGGGTTG GCATTACTGGCATATTGTGCAGCCGTTTCTGCAAAGAGGTTGTCTTGACTGATCACAATGACGAAGTTCTAGAG attataaataaaaatatagagatGCAGACATGTGCAAATGCAG TCCTGACAGCTGAGAAGCTAGAGTGGGGAAACTATGACCATATAAGCAATATCATTAAAAAACATCCTGTTGGATTTGATCTCGTTCTCGGAGCTGATATTT GCTTCCAGCAATCTAGTATTTCCTGTCTCTTTGATACCGTAGAGAATATTATTCGAATTCAAGATGGTAAATGCAGATTCATATTGGCTTATGTATCACGAGCTAAAGT CATGGATGCACTGGTATTCAAGGAAGCTGAAAAACATGGAATGTGTGTTAAAGAAGTTGATGGAACAAGAACAACCATCTCAAATCTTGAAGGTGTCATATTTGACATTACACTTAAATGA
- the LOC133893376 gene encoding uncharacterized protein LOC133893376 isoform X4 translates to MADSGSSRKREEGDELGEEEDDVVCLDPSFFVDRSYEMTTFTFGSQVLHLLCLRAASSITGILCSRFCKEVVLTDHNDEVLEIINKNIEMQTCANAVLTAEKLEWGNYDHISNIIKKHPVGFDLVLGADICFQQSSISCLFDTVENIIRIQDGKCRFILAYVSRAKVMDALVFKEAEKHGMCVKEVDGTRTTISNLEGVIFDITLK, encoded by the exons ATGGCGgactccggcagctcgaggaagcgggaggaaggagatgagttgggggaagaggaggacgacgtCGTCTGTTTGGATCCGTCCTTCTTCGTCGACCGCAG CTACGAGATGACGACCTTCACCTTCGGGTCCCAAGTGCTCCACCTCCTCTGCCTCCGCGCTGCTTCCA GCATTACTGGCATATTGTGCAGCCGTTTCTGCAAAGAGGTTGTCTTGACTGATCACAATGACGAAGTTCTAGAG attataaataaaaatatagagatGCAGACATGTGCAAATGCAG TCCTGACAGCTGAGAAGCTAGAGTGGGGAAACTATGACCATATAAGCAATATCATTAAAAAACATCCTGTTGGATTTGATCTCGTTCTCGGAGCTGATATTT GCTTCCAGCAATCTAGTATTTCCTGTCTCTTTGATACCGTAGAGAATATTATTCGAATTCAAGATGGTAAATGCAGATTCATATTGGCTTATGTATCACGAGCTAAAGT CATGGATGCACTGGTATTCAAGGAAGCTGAAAAACATGGAATGTGTGTTAAAGAAGTTGATGGAACAAGAACAACCATCTCAAATCTTGAAGGTGTCATATTTGACATTACACTTAAATGA